The following are from one region of the Chanos chanos chromosome 10, fChaCha1.1, whole genome shotgun sequence genome:
- the rbm44 gene encoding RNA-binding protein 44, with translation MNFSPLTLTHRSVYDLVKASQWLKLTDYRLLSWYLTLSTEDRRLIEEEGGFVWFLQRHPALEVDQEIVHLKSGPGPWFTTEAERRCLLCRSVFHLIKANQWLELTDRRLLGWYLTLSPEDRKLIQEEGGFFQFLRRHPDLEVDREIVHLKNQEQKNYPLVGTTDMSSNLNRSRRPSFYGVSQCPHCGSSCASDAKKCRRCNTVVKFEKESELRPCNVNEELTLWNADSNESSAGGLKHQSYIQNTLSNSISPQTTPQDHFQSATEGRQITLDPSVQKDARSVNAQLLPKMWEEELRGDGACNSVFKDQTAQASFSLDVDLDTQSKSLRSEAFPHTQHQQHGQLDDSDLPDLQQETLPEYYSFNSTGLDRTYAESNDGSLSADYGCSDSLIASKGSPEFSVIDEPPEGSKASFCVENPDFTGSVSLLSMSPERTDNTEDFSVGQDDFNDSMSELKMEEYHSVMADGSPVSTEGTHRLPEAVKPYIAIDQCSLSKKQKKVECEESLFTVGPNDPAPHGVSNVTFTVTQMVDASGDFRACFTCTRATDTRHASDTLPAVACGDEAVDRHVQTIAISTAEKYAATEICISDLELLTEEFMRLKVAEKELMQLKQRAACLSSARGTGSEGHREDCECDCAQRAKRVELQLLALQFRMCQQHCWRCYYTSSSGESALFRSEPPPDTVMETLRTLEVDYQKIREQILAGVPLTKLQPLCVDFEKITTETCYCPATMCVDCAEDVPSKTSVDLQTHKDEGHSNKGRGTDAEERKESHASKDSVITKVLSFCLGMNWLRRGDGWRECLLFIVYISVAHTEINGNEAWYDAEEDLDSASQSWKENQEEGKRGGADGEKSSRSSVLLVTDVPSHATEGDMKLQPKKNPKSGVCISTLSDHARAKLGDQRSSKESCATFISTGSRAGPAGDGQYASRSESNVIQSSSFRPLRSSLEKLTHVQNTPTASGTCIAQHYATMSSFDTLMAQLTERHPEVGRQGIVNALLELRAKHGGSLCGMPLRSIVDMISDLLTQSSTTQCQGKSPE, from the exons ATGAACTTTAGTCCTTTGACTTTGACTCATAGGTCAGTGTACGATCTGGTTAAAGCCAGTCAATGGCTGAAACTGACGGACTACAGGTTGCTTAGCTGGTACCTCACCTTATCAACTGAAGACAGGAGACTGATTGAAG AGGAAGGagggtttgtttggtttcttcaAAGACATCCTGCTCTAGAAGTAGACCAGGAGATTGTTCATTTAAAGT CCGGACCAGGCCCATGGTTTACCACTGAAGCAGAAAGGAGATGTCTTCTCTGCAG GTCAGTGTTTCATCTGATTAAGGCCAATCAGTGGTTGGAACTGACAGACCGCAGGTTGCTTGGCTGGTACCTCACCCTGTCACCTGAAGACAGGAAACTAATTCAAG AAGAAGgaggtttttttcagtttcttcgAAGACATCCTGATCTAGAAGTAGACCGGGAGATTGTTCATTTGAAAA ATCAGGAGCAGAAAAACTACCCACTAGTTGGAACAACTGATATGTCATCAAATCTTAACAg GTCTAGAAGGCCCTCGTTTTATGGTGTGTCTCAGTGTCCTCACTGCGGGAGCAGCTGTGCATCTGATGCTAAAAAATGCAGACGTTGTAACACAGTTGTCAAGTTCGAGAAGGAATCTGAGCTTCGTCCATGCAACGTTAACGAGGAGCTGACTTTATGGAACGCTGACAGTAACGAGAGCTCAGCAGGAGGCCTTAAACATCAAAGTTACATCCAAAACACTCTGAGTAACTCCATTTCACCCCAGACCACTCCTCAAGATCACTTTCAGTCAGCCACTGAAGGCAGACAAATCACCTTGGATCCCTCAGTCCAGAAGGACGCACGGAGCGTCAACGCCCAGCTTTTGCCTAAGATGTGGGAGGAAGAATTAAGGGGAGATGGTGCCTGCAATTCAGTCTTTAAAGACCAGACAGCTCAGGCCAGTTTTTCCCTTGACGTGGATCTGGATACGCAGAGTAAGAGCCTCAGGAGTGAGGCTTTCCCCCATACCCAACACCAGCAACACGGTCAGTTGGATGATTCAGATCTCCCTGATCTGCAGCAGGAGACACTTCCAGAATACTACAGTTTCAATAGCACTGGGCTGGACCGCACATACGCTGAGTCGAATGATGGAAGCCTGTCAGCGGATTATGGGTGCAGTGACTCCCTAATAGCGTCAAAGGGAAGCCCTGAATTTTCAGTCATTGATGAGCCTCCAGAGGGCAGCAAGGCCTCATTCTGTGTTGAGAATCCTGATTTTACTGGGTCTGTCTCCCTCCTTTCTATGTCCCCTGAGAGGACGGACAACACAGAAGACTTCAGCGTCGGCCAGGACGATTTCAATGACTCGATGTCTGAGCTGAAGATGGAAGAATATCACAGTGTCATGGCTGATGGATCTCCAGTCTCTACAGAGGGGACTCATCGTTTACCTGAGGCTGTCAAACCATACATTGCCATTGATCAGTGCAGTTTAtctaaaaagcaaaaaaaggtTGAATGTGAGGAGTCCCTTTTCACTGTCGGCCCAAATGACCCAGCGCCACATGGAGTTTCTAATGTTACCTTTACTGTGACTCAAATGGTGGACGCTAGCGGAGATTTCAGAGCCTGTTTCACGTGTACGCGGGCAACGGACACCAGGCACGCTTCTGACACGCTCCCTGCAGTAGCATGCGGAGATGAGGCCGTTGACCGTCACGTTCAGACCATTGCCATCTCTACAGCTGAGAAATACGCTGCTACTGAGATCTGCATCTCTGATCTAGAGCTGCTCACTGAG GAGTTCATGAGACTGAAAGTGGCAGAGAAGGAGCTGATGCAGCTGAAGCAGAGAGCGGCATG TCTCAGCTCTGCGAGGGGAACAGGCAGTGAGGGCCACAGGGAGgactgtgaatgtgactgtgcCCAAAGAGCAAAGAGGGTGGAGCTGCAGCTGCTGGCTCTGCAGTTTAGGATGTGCCAGCAGCATTGCTGGAGATGCTATTACACCTCTTCAAGCGGAGAAAGCGCTCTGTTTAG GTCTGAGCCACCCCCTGATACTGTCATGGAGACGCTGAGGACACTGGAGGTCGACTACCAAAAAATAAGAGAGCAAATCCTGGCAGGGGTTCCCCTTACTAAACTCCAGCCCCTGTGTGTAGACTTTGAGAAGATCACCACAGAAACGTGCTATTGCCCTGCAACC atGTGTGTAGACTGTGCAGAGGATGTTCCATCGAAGACATCTGTTGA TTTGCAGACTCACAAAGATGAAGGGCACTCTAATAAAGGCAGAGGAACAgatgcagaggagagaaaagaaagtcaTGCCAGCAAGGACAGTGTAATTACAAAAGTCTTGTCTTTTTG CCTGGGTATGAATTGGCTACGGAGaggagatggatggagagaatgcttattatttattgtgtacatttcagttgcacacacagagatcaacGGCAATGAGGCGTGGTATGACGCGGAGGAGGACCTCGACTCTGCCAGTCAGAGCTGGAAGGAGAATcaggaagaaggaaagagaggaggagctgACG GGGAGAAGAGCAGTCGAAGCTCTGTCCTGCTTGTGACGGATGTGCCAAGCCACGCGACTGAG GGGGACATGAAACTTCAGCCCAAAAAGAATCCAAAAAGTGGGGTGTGCATCTCTACTTTGAGTGACCATGCCAG GGCTAAACTAGGAGACCAGAGGTCCAGTAAGGAGTCATGTGCTACATTCATCTCTACTGGCTCCAGAGCTGGGCCTGCAGGAGATGGCCAGTATGCCAGCAGATCAGAGAGTAATGTCATCCAAAGCTCATCATTTAGA CCATTACGCAGCAGTCTGGAAAAGCTGACCCATGTGCAGAACACGCCCACGGCCTCTGGAACCTGCATAGCCCAGCACTATGCCACCATGAGCAGCTTTGACACGCTGATGGCCCAGCTGACGGAACGCCACCCTGAGGTGGGGCGCCAGGGGATTGTGAATGCCCTGCTGGAGCTCCGAGCCAAGCACGGGGGCTCTCTCTGTGGCATGCCACTCCGTTCCATCGTCGACATGATCTCCGATCTCCTTACGCAATCTTCCACAACACAGTGTCAGGGCAAAAGCCCTGAGTAA
- the etv5a gene encoding ETS translocation variant 5a isoform X3: MDGFYDQQVPFLVPPSKSSQVEETYSRQTRERKRKFVDSELAQDTEELFQDLSQLQEIWIAEAQVPDDEQFVPDFQSDSLMFHGPPPAKIKRELSPSKDLSPCSQDKSPMPYGEKCLYSYSAYERKPTAGFKPLTPPSTPVSPCGSTNAPGTHPLHEQTPPPVPNPTLGQRQLHRQPNMTNSTNNQGNLPLHSQSPPFAVPCPPLNHNAPFNNEHRFQRQLSEPCLPFPPNEAQGRPTFMAHAPSTSPRDGRPPYHRQMSEPLVPVPPQGFKQELLDPRYAEQGVPNMGQPQATFHHTPIKQEPRDFCFDSEVPNCQSSFGRASFYQNPESFAFDREPHLYFDDTCVVPERLEGKVKQEPSVYRDGPPYQRRGSLQLWQFLVTLLDDPANGHFIAWTGRGMEFKLIEPEEVARRWGIQKNRPAMNYDKLSRSLRYYYEKGIMQKVAGERYVYKFVCDPEALFSMAFPDNQRPNLKADPDGLPGVDDDTLPLTHYDEAAPYLVDGGEQCVAGMSFPDGYVY; the protein is encoded by the exons ATGGACGGCTTTTATGACCAGCAAGTTCCATTTTTGGTGCCACCCAGt AAATCATCTCAAGTGGAGGAAACGTACAGCAGACaaaccagagaaagaaaaagaaagtttgtgGACTCCGAACTTGCACAGGACACAGAGG AGCTCTTCCAGGACCTTAGTCAGCTGCAGGAGATCTGGATCGCAGAAG CCCAGGTGCCCGATGATGAACAGTTTGTCCCAGATTTCCAGTCGGATAGTT TGATGTTTCATGGCCCTCCACCTGCCAAGATTAAACGAGAACTGAGTCCTTCCAAAGATCTTTCGCCCTGTAGCCAAGACAAGAGTCCCATGCCATATGGAGAGAAGTGCCTTTACAGCTACAG TGCCTATGAAAGGAAGCCCACCGCTGGGTTCAAGCCATTGACTCCTCCTTCAACACCTGTATCACCATGTGGCTCCACCAATGCTCCTGGAACACATCCACTGCATGAACAGACTCCCCCACCAGTCCCAAACCCTACGCTAGGGCAGCGCCAACTACACAGGCAGCCAAATATGACGAACTCCACCAACAACCAGGGAAATCTTCCACTCCACAGTCAAAGCCCGCCTTTTGCAGTGCCCTGTCCACCACTTAACCACAATGCCCCTTTCAACAATGAACACAG gtTTCAGCGGCAACTCTCAGAGCCATGTCTACCTTTCCCTCCAAATGAAGCCCAAGGTAGACCAACCTTCATGGCCCATGCCCCCAGCACTTCGCCCCGTGATGGAAGGCCACCTTACCATCGCCAAATGTCCGAGCCCCTTGTCCCTGTACCGCCTCAGGGATTTAAGCAGGAGCTACTGGACCCCCGATATGCTGAGCAAGGAGTCCCGAATATGGGCCAACCTCAGGCTACCTTCCACCACACACCAATCAAGCAAGAGCCTCGAGATTTTTGCTTTGACTCTG AAGTGCCTAACTGTCAGTCTTCATTTGGAAGGGCAAGCTTTTACCAAAACCCTGAGA GCTTTGCCTTTGATCGAGAACCACACTTATACTTTGATGATACCTGCGTAGTCCCTGAGAGGCTTGAAG GTAAAGTGAAGCAGGAGCCCTCTGTCTATCGGGACGGTCCACCTTACCAGCGTCGCGGCTCCCTCCAGCTATGGCAATTTCTGGTCACGCTCCTCGATGACCCTGCTAATGGTCACTTCATTGCTTGGACAGGACGTGGTATGGAGTTCAAGCTCATTGAGCCAGAAGAG gtggCACGTCGCTGGGGCATCCAAAAGAACAGGCCAGCCATGAACTACGACAAGCTGAGTCGTTCGCTGCGTTATTATTACGAGAAGGGAATCATGCAGAAG GTTGCTGGTGAGAGGTACGTGTACAAGTTTGTATGCGACCCTGAGGCCCTCTTCTCCATGGCCTTCCCAGACAATCAGAGGCCTAACCTTAAGGCAGATCCAGACGGCCTGCCTGGAGTGGATGATGACACCCTGCCTCTGACTCACTACGATGAAGCAGCCCCCTACTTGGTTGACGGAGGGGAGCAATGCGTGGCCGGGATGTCTTTCCCCGACGGCTACGTGTACTGA
- the etv5a gene encoding ETS translocation variant 5a isoform X4 produces MDGFYDQQVPFLVPPSKSSQVEETYSRQTRERKRKFVDSELAQDTEELFQDLSQLQEIWIAEAQVPDDEQFVPDFQSDSLMFHGPPPAKIKRELSPSKDLSPCSQDKSPMPYGEKCLYSYSAYERKPTAGFKPLTPPSTPVSPCGSTNAPGTHPLHEQTPPPVPNPTLGQRQLHRQPNMTNSTNNQGNLPLHSQSPPFAVPCPPLNHNAPFNNEHRFQRQLSEPCLPFPPNEAQGRPTFMAHAPSTSPRDGRPPYHRQMSEPLVPVPPQGFKQELLDPRYAEQGVPNMGQPQATFHHTPIKQEPRDFCFDSEVPNCQSSFGRASFYQNPESFAFDREPHLYFDDTCVVPERLEGKVKQEPSVYRDGPPYQRRGSLQLWQFLVTLLDDPANGHFIAWTGRGMEFKLIEPEEVARRWGIQKNRPAMNYDKLSRSLRYYYEKGIMQKVKVAGERYVYKFVCDPEALFSMAFPDNQRPNLKADPDGLPGVDDDTLPLTHYDEAAPYLVDGGEQCVAGMSFPDGYVY; encoded by the exons ATGGACGGCTTTTATGACCAGCAAGTTCCATTTTTGGTGCCACCCAGt AAATCATCTCAAGTGGAGGAAACGTACAGCAGACaaaccagagaaagaaaaagaaagtttgtgGACTCCGAACTTGCACAGGACACAGAGG AGCTCTTCCAGGACCTTAGTCAGCTGCAGGAGATCTGGATCGCAGAAG CCCAGGTGCCCGATGATGAACAGTTTGTCCCAGATTTCCAGTCGGATAGTT TGATGTTTCATGGCCCTCCACCTGCCAAGATTAAACGAGAACTGAGTCCTTCCAAAGATCTTTCGCCCTGTAGCCAAGACAAGAGTCCCATGCCATATGGAGAGAAGTGCCTTTACAGCTACAG TGCCTATGAAAGGAAGCCCACCGCTGGGTTCAAGCCATTGACTCCTCCTTCAACACCTGTATCACCATGTGGCTCCACCAATGCTCCTGGAACACATCCACTGCATGAACAGACTCCCCCACCAGTCCCAAACCCTACGCTAGGGCAGCGCCAACTACACAGGCAGCCAAATATGACGAACTCCACCAACAACCAGGGAAATCTTCCACTCCACAGTCAAAGCCCGCCTTTTGCAGTGCCCTGTCCACCACTTAACCACAATGCCCCTTTCAACAATGAACACAG gtTTCAGCGGCAACTCTCAGAGCCATGTCTACCTTTCCCTCCAAATGAAGCCCAAGGTAGACCAACCTTCATGGCCCATGCCCCCAGCACTTCGCCCCGTGATGGAAGGCCACCTTACCATCGCCAAATGTCCGAGCCCCTTGTCCCTGTACCGCCTCAGGGATTTAAGCAGGAGCTACTGGACCCCCGATATGCTGAGCAAGGAGTCCCGAATATGGGCCAACCTCAGGCTACCTTCCACCACACACCAATCAAGCAAGAGCCTCGAGATTTTTGCTTTGACTCTG AAGTGCCTAACTGTCAGTCTTCATTTGGAAGGGCAAGCTTTTACCAAAACCCTGAGA GCTTTGCCTTTGATCGAGAACCACACTTATACTTTGATGATACCTGCGTAGTCCCTGAGAGGCTTGAAG GTAAAGTGAAGCAGGAGCCCTCTGTCTATCGGGACGGTCCACCTTACCAGCGTCGCGGCTCCCTCCAGCTATGGCAATTTCTGGTCACGCTCCTCGATGACCCTGCTAATGGTCACTTCATTGCTTGGACAGGACGTGGTATGGAGTTCAAGCTCATTGAGCCAGAAGAG gtggCACGTCGCTGGGGCATCCAAAAGAACAGGCCAGCCATGAACTACGACAAGCTGAGTCGTTCGCTGCGTTATTATTACGAGAAGGGAATCATGCAGAAGGTAA AGGTTGCTGGTGAGAGGTACGTGTACAAGTTTGTATGCGACCCTGAGGCCCTCTTCTCCATGGCCTTCCCAGACAATCAGAGGCCTAACCTTAAGGCAGATCCAGACGGCCTGCCTGGAGTGGATGATGACACCCTGCCTCTGACTCACTACGATGAAGCAGCCCCCTACTTGGTTGACGGAGGGGAGCAATGCGTGGCCGGGATGTCTTTCCCCGACGGCTACGTGTACTGA
- the etv5a gene encoding ETS translocation variant 5a isoform X1, with product MDGFYDQQVPFLVPPSQKSSQVEETYSRQTRERKRKFVDSELAQDTEELFQDLSQLQEIWIAEAQVPDDEQFVPDFQSDSLMFHGPPPAKIKRELSPSKDLSPCSQDKSPMPYGEKCLYSYSAYERKPTAGFKPLTPPSTPVSPCGSTNAPGTHPLHEQTPPPVPNPTLGQRQLHRQPNMTNSTNNQGNLPLHSQSPPFAVPCPPLNHNAPFNNEHRFQRQLSEPCLPFPPNEAQGRPTFMAHAPSTSPRDGRPPYHRQMSEPLVPVPPQGFKQELLDPRYAEQGVPNMGQPQATFHHTPIKQEPRDFCFDSEVPNCQSSFGRASFYQNPESFAFDREPHLYFDDTCVVPERLEGKVKQEPSVYRDGPPYQRRGSLQLWQFLVTLLDDPANGHFIAWTGRGMEFKLIEPEEVARRWGIQKNRPAMNYDKLSRSLRYYYEKGIMQKVAGERYVYKFVCDPEALFSMAFPDNQRPNLKADPDGLPGVDDDTLPLTHYDEAAPYLVDGGEQCVAGMSFPDGYVY from the exons ATGGACGGCTTTTATGACCAGCAAGTTCCATTTTTGGTGCCACCCAGt CAGAAATCATCTCAAGTGGAGGAAACGTACAGCAGACaaaccagagaaagaaaaagaaagtttgtgGACTCCGAACTTGCACAGGACACAGAGG AGCTCTTCCAGGACCTTAGTCAGCTGCAGGAGATCTGGATCGCAGAAG CCCAGGTGCCCGATGATGAACAGTTTGTCCCAGATTTCCAGTCGGATAGTT TGATGTTTCATGGCCCTCCACCTGCCAAGATTAAACGAGAACTGAGTCCTTCCAAAGATCTTTCGCCCTGTAGCCAAGACAAGAGTCCCATGCCATATGGAGAGAAGTGCCTTTACAGCTACAG TGCCTATGAAAGGAAGCCCACCGCTGGGTTCAAGCCATTGACTCCTCCTTCAACACCTGTATCACCATGTGGCTCCACCAATGCTCCTGGAACACATCCACTGCATGAACAGACTCCCCCACCAGTCCCAAACCCTACGCTAGGGCAGCGCCAACTACACAGGCAGCCAAATATGACGAACTCCACCAACAACCAGGGAAATCTTCCACTCCACAGTCAAAGCCCGCCTTTTGCAGTGCCCTGTCCACCACTTAACCACAATGCCCCTTTCAACAATGAACACAG gtTTCAGCGGCAACTCTCAGAGCCATGTCTACCTTTCCCTCCAAATGAAGCCCAAGGTAGACCAACCTTCATGGCCCATGCCCCCAGCACTTCGCCCCGTGATGGAAGGCCACCTTACCATCGCCAAATGTCCGAGCCCCTTGTCCCTGTACCGCCTCAGGGATTTAAGCAGGAGCTACTGGACCCCCGATATGCTGAGCAAGGAGTCCCGAATATGGGCCAACCTCAGGCTACCTTCCACCACACACCAATCAAGCAAGAGCCTCGAGATTTTTGCTTTGACTCTG AAGTGCCTAACTGTCAGTCTTCATTTGGAAGGGCAAGCTTTTACCAAAACCCTGAGA GCTTTGCCTTTGATCGAGAACCACACTTATACTTTGATGATACCTGCGTAGTCCCTGAGAGGCTTGAAG GTAAAGTGAAGCAGGAGCCCTCTGTCTATCGGGACGGTCCACCTTACCAGCGTCGCGGCTCCCTCCAGCTATGGCAATTTCTGGTCACGCTCCTCGATGACCCTGCTAATGGTCACTTCATTGCTTGGACAGGACGTGGTATGGAGTTCAAGCTCATTGAGCCAGAAGAG gtggCACGTCGCTGGGGCATCCAAAAGAACAGGCCAGCCATGAACTACGACAAGCTGAGTCGTTCGCTGCGTTATTATTACGAGAAGGGAATCATGCAGAAG GTTGCTGGTGAGAGGTACGTGTACAAGTTTGTATGCGACCCTGAGGCCCTCTTCTCCATGGCCTTCCCAGACAATCAGAGGCCTAACCTTAAGGCAGATCCAGACGGCCTGCCTGGAGTGGATGATGACACCCTGCCTCTGACTCACTACGATGAAGCAGCCCCCTACTTGGTTGACGGAGGGGAGCAATGCGTGGCCGGGATGTCTTTCCCCGACGGCTACGTGTACTGA
- the etv5a gene encoding ETS translocation variant 5a isoform X2, with translation MDGFYDQQVPFLVPPSQKSSQVEETYSRQTRERKRKFVDSELAQDTEELFQDLSQLQEIWIAEAQVPDDEQFVPDFQSDSLMFHGPPPAKIKRELSPSKDLSPCSQDKSPMPYGEKCLYSYSAYERKPTAGFKPLTPPSTPVSPCGSTNAPGTHPLHEQTPPPVPNPTLGQRQLHRQPNMTNSTNNQGNLPLHSQSPPFAVPCPPLNHNAPFNNEHRFQRQLSEPCLPFPPNEAQGRPTFMAHAPSTSPRDGRPPYHRQMSEPLVPVPPQGFKQELLDPRYAEQGVPNMGQPQATFHHTPIKQEPRDFCFDSEVPNCQSSFGRASFYQNPESFAFDREPHLYFDDTCVVPERLEGKVKQEPSVYRDGPPYQRRGSLQLWQFLVTLLDDPANGHFIAWTGRGMEFKLIEPEEVARRWGIQKNRPAMNYDKLSRSLRYYYEKGIMQKVKVAGERYVYKFVCDPEALFSMAFPDNQRPNLKADPDGLPGVDDDTLPLTHYDEAAPYLVDGGEQCVAGMSFPDGYVY, from the exons ATGGACGGCTTTTATGACCAGCAAGTTCCATTTTTGGTGCCACCCAGt CAGAAATCATCTCAAGTGGAGGAAACGTACAGCAGACaaaccagagaaagaaaaagaaagtttgtgGACTCCGAACTTGCACAGGACACAGAGG AGCTCTTCCAGGACCTTAGTCAGCTGCAGGAGATCTGGATCGCAGAAG CCCAGGTGCCCGATGATGAACAGTTTGTCCCAGATTTCCAGTCGGATAGTT TGATGTTTCATGGCCCTCCACCTGCCAAGATTAAACGAGAACTGAGTCCTTCCAAAGATCTTTCGCCCTGTAGCCAAGACAAGAGTCCCATGCCATATGGAGAGAAGTGCCTTTACAGCTACAG TGCCTATGAAAGGAAGCCCACCGCTGGGTTCAAGCCATTGACTCCTCCTTCAACACCTGTATCACCATGTGGCTCCACCAATGCTCCTGGAACACATCCACTGCATGAACAGACTCCCCCACCAGTCCCAAACCCTACGCTAGGGCAGCGCCAACTACACAGGCAGCCAAATATGACGAACTCCACCAACAACCAGGGAAATCTTCCACTCCACAGTCAAAGCCCGCCTTTTGCAGTGCCCTGTCCACCACTTAACCACAATGCCCCTTTCAACAATGAACACAG gtTTCAGCGGCAACTCTCAGAGCCATGTCTACCTTTCCCTCCAAATGAAGCCCAAGGTAGACCAACCTTCATGGCCCATGCCCCCAGCACTTCGCCCCGTGATGGAAGGCCACCTTACCATCGCCAAATGTCCGAGCCCCTTGTCCCTGTACCGCCTCAGGGATTTAAGCAGGAGCTACTGGACCCCCGATATGCTGAGCAAGGAGTCCCGAATATGGGCCAACCTCAGGCTACCTTCCACCACACACCAATCAAGCAAGAGCCTCGAGATTTTTGCTTTGACTCTG AAGTGCCTAACTGTCAGTCTTCATTTGGAAGGGCAAGCTTTTACCAAAACCCTGAGA GCTTTGCCTTTGATCGAGAACCACACTTATACTTTGATGATACCTGCGTAGTCCCTGAGAGGCTTGAAG GTAAAGTGAAGCAGGAGCCCTCTGTCTATCGGGACGGTCCACCTTACCAGCGTCGCGGCTCCCTCCAGCTATGGCAATTTCTGGTCACGCTCCTCGATGACCCTGCTAATGGTCACTTCATTGCTTGGACAGGACGTGGTATGGAGTTCAAGCTCATTGAGCCAGAAGAG gtggCACGTCGCTGGGGCATCCAAAAGAACAGGCCAGCCATGAACTACGACAAGCTGAGTCGTTCGCTGCGTTATTATTACGAGAAGGGAATCATGCAGAAGGTAA AGGTTGCTGGTGAGAGGTACGTGTACAAGTTTGTATGCGACCCTGAGGCCCTCTTCTCCATGGCCTTCCCAGACAATCAGAGGCCTAACCTTAAGGCAGATCCAGACGGCCTGCCTGGAGTGGATGATGACACCCTGCCTCTGACTCACTACGATGAAGCAGCCCCCTACTTGGTTGACGGAGGGGAGCAATGCGTGGCCGGGATGTCTTTCCCCGACGGCTACGTGTACTGA